From Argopecten irradians isolate NY chromosome 12, Ai_NY, whole genome shotgun sequence, one genomic window encodes:
- the LOC138336507 gene encoding uncharacterized protein has product MANEEDDTLGPLSMVWKAKCPKDVPIKTLQTWQPIEEEVDDVFHMQTSTRTEPRYLDYKSDEGFDVSNTDDSVLSYQTGLTNGKDDNTAESNDSNYSSEMDLSYDSAMPDNQDIVLDVHKLSLDEEEVIKPVRNTDRYTERPLNSVEITRRQIVPIRPNIRTQSCPTPPESPRDSGKESSVTSFDETTAEAIKLRDATRAARSFSRPLVRSKAEEHDVEDDLEYKTYKFISVDVPKIPPPPTPEEGEGEETVKPKNDFQILTDITAMTRKATRPKIKDLDFKPKSTLKRSKSVVQVSSPTVPALSPSGDRSPMSRSRTSSTTSSPSDYMSYAFTYQNDEDACFKCGKTVYQLDKVGPIRKALFHKQCFRCFTCGSALTVKNYCQNFNDKTDKQVYCRNHKPSEGKGSVSLDDRSINVILNHPKLDTHNNTIIRGPEGDKNKAHPHGFRGAASTPKLDVVCKQWDEVNKSFMDRLEETSPHGRHDVLKLNPSEARSVWSRSAMGAASLDFGIPNPRRNIHHFYQGSRPNSTWSYM; this is encoded by the coding sequence ATGGCAAACGAAGAGGACGACACACTAGGACCGCTTTCGATGGTATGGAAAGCGAAGTGTCCAAAGGATGTACCTATTAAGACTCTTCAAACCTGGCAACCGATCGAAGAGGAAGTCGACGATGTTTTTCACATGCAAACGTCGACGAGGACAGAACCAAGGTATTTAGATTATAAAAGCGATGAAGGTTTCGATgttagtaacactgatgattcTGTTCTTAGTTATCAGACCGGTTTGACTAACGGTAAAGATGATAACACTGCCGAATCTAACGATAGCAATTATTCCAGCGAGATGGACTTGAGTTATGATTCGGCTATGCCCGATAATCAAGATATTGTTTTAGATGTTCATAAACTGTCATTAGATGAAGAGGAGGTTATCAAGCCAGTACGAAACACAGACAGATATACAGAACGACCTCTGAACTCTGTAGAGATCACAAGGCGACAAATAGTTCCCATAAGACCAAATATTCGAACACAAAGCTGTCCGACTCCGCCAGAATCACCAAGGGACAGTGGTAAGGAGTCGTCAGTGACGTCATTCGACGAAACCACCGCAGAAGCCATTAAATTGCGCGATGCTACACGTGCAGCTAGATCGTTTTCACGTCCGTTAGTGCGAAGTAAAGCAGAGGAACACGACGTGGAGGACGACTTagaatacaaaacatacaagtTTATTTCTGTAGATGTGCCAAAGATTCCTCCGCCTCCTACACCAGAGGAGGGCGAGGGCGAGGAAACTGTCAAACCAAAGAATGACTTTCAAATCCTAACAGACATTACAGCAATGACGAGAAAAGCAACCAGACCAAAGATAAAAGACTTAGACTTCAAACCGAAGTCCACCTTAAAACGATCAAAGTCGGTGGTCCAGGTGTCATCTCCTACTGTACCTGCTTTGTCGCCATCAGGTGACCGTTCACCTATGTCAAGGAGTCGTACCTCGTCCACTACTAGCTCCCCCTCGGACTATATGTCATATGCGTTTACGTATCAGAATGACGAAGATGCCTGCTTCAAGTGTGGTAAAACCGTTTACCAGCTCGATAAAGTAGGCCCCATCAGAAAGGCGCTGTTCCATAAGCAGTGCTTTCGGTGTTTCACGTGTGGTTCCGCTTTAACCGTCAAAAACTACTGTCAAAACTTCAACGATAAAACTGATAAACAGGTGTATTGTAGAAACCACAAGCCAAGTGAAGGTAAGGGATCGGTCAGTCTTGATGATAGAAGCATAAATGTGATACTGAACCATCCAAAGCTGGATACGCACAACAATACAATAATCAGAGGACCAGAAGGGGACAAAAACAAGGCACACCCTCATGGTTTCCGAGGAGCTGCCTCAACGCCAAAACTGGACGTCGTATGCAAACAATGGGACGAGGTTAACAAAAGTTTTATGGACCGATTAGAGGAAACGTCACCGCATGGTCGACATGATGTTCTGAAATTAAATCCGTCCGAAGCGCGGTCTGTGTGGTCAAGGTCAGCCATGGGGGCTGCATCTTTGGATTTTGGGATTCCCAATCCGAGGAGGAATATACATCACTTTTACCAGGGTTCCAGGCCAAATTCAACGTGGAGCTATATGTGA